One part of the Procambarus clarkii isolate CNS0578487 chromosome 41, FALCON_Pclarkii_2.0, whole genome shotgun sequence genome encodes these proteins:
- the LOC123761079 gene encoding probable G-protein coupled receptor Mth-like 4 produces the protein MYIKCLKNTGGGWLLSLLAISLLRRAAGQSRQETEHRVRLPLCCPSGYISPTADTCIYNPIIPFRPQVIIGDSLVSVTNIEEEAEGTTLPCDHHDGEAGYEYVSLDSVRSTLIQKTDGTLTLLWLPQDAMLFEQSQNFCVMMTHEGSSPDEVQASYWAKVCPKDHAAQWESDKLACTKASCVRKCCPAGQHFRNQRICSPDTDSQDWAMPSPFSDLHVVYGLPNCKNLLLYPDFEYSLLRSGYMDVSEMLFSPQEYCIENNEDTQEQRVEQRALVCHKPQPECPWKQNVVIPTLMGVSCACLALTWVVYVLVPHLRNTNMGRCLLSFVSAMFVAFLTILINQVGRDSFSPAQCTLTALLSLVSILAMFFWLNVMSLHIFFHLRSPAKEDQQKMRTFLMYSLYAWGCPLLITLIGLTLDSLQADAIRLHFHLPNCWFKDEAGRWAYQYGIIVALVVINTFFFVSSVLLLRKRQRQRRETGYYQTISAWVFIKLFIIAGVLWITEVIAWQITNQCSILVVILDIINSLQGVYIFLVAVCLRKDLKVFHRGWPQLDAEAEEPLEKRNAGEVSELLDAPPRTA, from the exons ATGTATATCAAGTGCTTGAAGAACACTGGAGGAGGCTGGCTGTTGTCCTTGCTTGCCATATCTCTACTTCGGCGGGCGGCGGGACAGTCACGTCAGGAGACTGAACACCGAGTCCGCCTGCCTCTCTGCTGCCCCAGCGGGTACATCTCACCCACAGCCGATACCTGCATTTACAATCCTATAATTCCCTTCAGACCGCAAGTCATCATTGGGGATTCGCTTGTGTCCGTCACGAACATAGAGGAGGAGGCTGAAGGGACAACCCTTCCTTGTGACCACCATGACGGCGAAGCGGGCTACGAGTACGTCTCACTAGACAGTGTTCGGAGTACGCTGATCCAGAAGACTGATGGCACGCTTACGCTCCTCTGGCTTCCCCAAGACGCTATGTTGTTCgagcagagccagaatttttgcGTGATGATGACGCACGAAGGTTCTTCACCCGACGAGGTGCAAGCGTCTTACTGGGCCAAGGTCTGTCCCAAGGACCATGCCGCTCAGTGGGAGAGCGACAAGCTGGCCTGCACTAAAGCCTCATGTGTTCGCAAGTGCTGCCCAGCTGGTCAACATTTTAGAAACCAGAGAATTTGCTCGCCGGACACTGACAGTCAAGACTGGGCCATGCCGTCGCCGTTTTCAGACTTGCATGTTGTTTATGGCTTGCCCAATTGTAAGAATCTTCTGTTGTACCCTGATTTCGAGTATAGTCTATTGAGATCTGGGTACATGGACGTCTCAGAAATGCTTTTCTCGCCCCAAGAGTATTGCATTGAGAACAATGAAGACACCCAGGAACAGCGGGTGGAGCAGAGGGCTCTGGTGTGCCACAAGCCACAACCCGAGTGCCCGTGGAAACAGAATGTGGTGATTCCAACGTTGATGGGCGTATCGTGTGCCTGCCTGGCTCTCACCTGGGTGGTGTACGTCCTAGTGCCACACCTCAGGAACACCAACATGGGGCGCTGTCTCCTCTCCTTCGTCAGCGCCATGTTCGTGGCCTTCTTGACCATCTTAATTAATCAAGTCGGTCGTGACTCGTTCTCACCCGCCCAATGTACTCTGACAG CGTTGCTGAGTCTGGTCAGCATCCTTGCTATGTTCTTCTGGCTCAATGTTATGAGTTTACACATCTTCTTTCATCTCAG GTCCCCGGCGAAGGAAGATCAGCAGAAGATGAGAACCTTCCTCATGTACAGTCTGTACGCCTGGGGGTGCCCGCTCCTCATCACACTCATCGGCCTCACCCTCGACTCCCTCCAAGCTGATGCCATACGCCTGCATTTCCATCTCCCAAACTGCTGGTTTAAGG ACGAGGCAGGGCGCTGGGCCTACCAGTATGGCATCATAGTGGCACTAGTCGTTATAAACACCTTCTTCTTTGTGAGCTCAGTCCTCTTactgaggaagagacagagacaaaggcgAGAAACTGGTTATTATCAGACCATAAG TGCGTGGGTATTCATCAAACTCTTCATCATCGCCGGCGTCTTGTGGATCACAGAGGTCATAGCCTGGCAGATCACCAATCAATGCAGCATCTT GGTGGTGATCCTGGACATTATAAACAGTCTTCAGGGCGTCTACATCTTTTTAGTGGCTGTCTGTCTCAGGAAGGATCTTAAG GTGTTTCACCGAGGATGGCCTCAGCTGGACGCCGAAGCCGAGGAACCCCTCGAGAAGCGCAATGCCGGAGAGGTCAGCGAGCTCCTGGACGCACCGCCCCGCACGGCCTGA
- the LOC123761082 gene encoding galactoside alpha-(1,2)-fucosyltransferase 2 isoform X1 yields the protein MPRGPPPLVIAARSRTGIFGLTGWLLCMAALSWFLLVLQLERRYPHRSLVPLNIERGFRSRREEAGKQQEVVKGVTQLGMVTMDGLKDKVLAKTGGKTLSSADTKEKLSAQDVVREEGRDLGRLRTEDNTASSGSEGGLAQYPKDYLHYEEAFSNTSRVRWPLMVFSTMGQLGNCLNSYATALTFHGSHSATVAVTQHIFGRVSSLVAPGHLTLPVVSNELLMDAMDMDEAERVDPDYLKNDMVSHLEPTFQRAVAEYRDNAFKKVFILEGYPNRMRMLADHHHVIRSNLRIRPELQAKVSSFLDRVRALRGDNITFVGVHVRRGDYVRYMERFFRCKLPQVEFIVAAMDRYRATVSNPVFVVCSDDLPFVRLHLQNAPDTVISDMALPEEDMALLAACSHSIMTVGSFGFWGSYLAGGRVIYPLLNNCFHTPFVHPDTLGPRGFENWLAIPL from the exons ATGCCCCGGGGGCCACCACCACTTG TCATTGCAGCGAGGTCGAGAACAGGTATATTTGGGTTGACGGGCTGGCTTTTGTGCATGGCGGCTCTCTCCTGGTTCCTGCTGGTCCTGCAGCTGGAAAGGAGGTACCCTCACCGCTCCCTGGTCCCACTGAACATCGAGAGAGGCTTCA GGTCAAGACGGGAGGAGGCGGGGAAGCAgcaggaggtggtgaagggcgtgaCGCAGCTGGGGATGGTGACGATGGACGGCCTGAAGGACAAGGTGCTGGCAAAGACCGGCGGGAAGACCTTGTCGTCGGCTGACACGAAGGAGAAGCTGAGCGCTCAAGATGTTGTGAGAGAAGAGGGAAGGGACCTCGGGAGACTCCGCACTGAGGACAACACCGCCTCCAGCGGCAGTGAGGGGGGACTCGCTCAGTACCCCAAAGACTATCTTCATTACGAAGAA GCGTTCTCGAACACGTCGCGGGTGCGGTGGCCACTGATGGTGTTCTCAACGATGGGTCAACTGGGCAACTGCCTCAACAGCTACGCCACGGCCCTCACCTTCCACGGCAGCCACTCCGCCACGGTCGCCGTCACCCAGCACATCTTCGGTAGAGTCTCGTCGCTCGTGGCTCCTGGACACCTGACGCTTCCTGTAGTGA GTAACGAGCTGTTAATGGACGCTATGGACATGGACGAGGCTGAGCGGGTCGACCCCGACTACCTGAAGAACGACATGGTGAGCCACCTCGAGCCCACCTTCCAGCGGGCCGTCGCCGAGTACCGGGACAACGCCTTCAAGAAGGTCTTCATCCTCGAGG GATACCCGAACCGGATGCGGATGCTTGCCGACCACCACCACGTCATCCGAAGCAACCTTCGTATCCGGCCCGAGCTTCAGGCAAAA GTTTCGTCGTTCCTGGACCGAGTGCGGGCGTTGCGAGGCGACAACATCACATTCGTGGGCGTTCATGTTCGTCGGGGCGACTACGTGCGGTACATGGAG CGCTTCTTCCGGTGCAAATTACCACAAGTCGAGTTCATCGTCGCTGCCATGGATCGTTACCGGGCCACAGTGAGCAATCCGGTGTTCGTGGTGTGTTCGGATGACCTCCCGTTCGTTCGACTTCATCTTCAGAACGCCCCTGACACCGTCATTTCAG ACATGGCGCTCCCTGAAGAAGACATGGCCCTACTGGCCGCCTGTTCCCACTCCATCATGACCGTCGGCTCCTTCGGGTTCTGGGGCTCCTACCTGGCCGGCGGACGCGTCATCTATCCCCTCCTAAACAACTGCTTTCACACGCCCTTCGTCCACCCGGACACCCTTGGGCCGCGGGGCTTCGAGAACTGGCTCGCCATCCCTCTCTAA
- the LOC123761082 gene encoding uncharacterized protein isoform X2, which yields MPRGPPPLVIAARSRTGIFGLTGWLLCMAALSWFLLVLQLERRYPHRSLVPLNIERGFRSRREEAGKQQEVVKGVTQLGMVTMDGLKDKVLAKTGGKTLSSADTKEKLSAQDVVREEGRDLGRLRTEDNTASSGSEGGLAQYPKDYLHYEEAFSNTSRVRWPLMVFSTMGQLGNCLNSYATALTFHGSHSATVAVTQHIFGRVSSLVAPGHLTLPVVSNELLMDAMDMDEAERVDPDYLKNDMVSHLEPTFQRAVAEYRDNAFKKVFILEGYPNRMRMLADHHHVIRSNLRIRPELQAKVSSFLDRVRALRGDNITFVGVHVRRGDYVRYME from the exons ATGCCCCGGGGGCCACCACCACTTG TCATTGCAGCGAGGTCGAGAACAGGTATATTTGGGTTGACGGGCTGGCTTTTGTGCATGGCGGCTCTCTCCTGGTTCCTGCTGGTCCTGCAGCTGGAAAGGAGGTACCCTCACCGCTCCCTGGTCCCACTGAACATCGAGAGAGGCTTCA GGTCAAGACGGGAGGAGGCGGGGAAGCAgcaggaggtggtgaagggcgtgaCGCAGCTGGGGATGGTGACGATGGACGGCCTGAAGGACAAGGTGCTGGCAAAGACCGGCGGGAAGACCTTGTCGTCGGCTGACACGAAGGAGAAGCTGAGCGCTCAAGATGTTGTGAGAGAAGAGGGAAGGGACCTCGGGAGACTCCGCACTGAGGACAACACCGCCTCCAGCGGCAGTGAGGGGGGACTCGCTCAGTACCCCAAAGACTATCTTCATTACGAAGAA GCGTTCTCGAACACGTCGCGGGTGCGGTGGCCACTGATGGTGTTCTCAACGATGGGTCAACTGGGCAACTGCCTCAACAGCTACGCCACGGCCCTCACCTTCCACGGCAGCCACTCCGCCACGGTCGCCGTCACCCAGCACATCTTCGGTAGAGTCTCGTCGCTCGTGGCTCCTGGACACCTGACGCTTCCTGTAGTGA GTAACGAGCTGTTAATGGACGCTATGGACATGGACGAGGCTGAGCGGGTCGACCCCGACTACCTGAAGAACGACATGGTGAGCCACCTCGAGCCCACCTTCCAGCGGGCCGTCGCCGAGTACCGGGACAACGCCTTCAAGAAGGTCTTCATCCTCGAGG GATACCCGAACCGGATGCGGATGCTTGCCGACCACCACCACGTCATCCGAAGCAACCTTCGTATCCGGCCCGAGCTTCAGGCAAAA GTTTCGTCGTTCCTGGACCGAGTGCGGGCGTTGCGAGGCGACAACATCACATTCGTGGGCGTTCATGTTCGTCGGGGCGACTACGTGCGGTACATGGAG TAG